One genomic region from Prochlorococcus marinus CUG1433 encodes:
- the purS gene encoding phosphoribosylformylglycinamidine synthase subunit PurS encodes MDQFAVKVFVRLRPSVLDPAGEATKSASIKLGAEGIKSLRIGKMIEVKIEGNGENEVREKIDLLCDRLFANTVIEDYEYSLKKL; translated from the coding sequence TTGGACCAATTTGCTGTAAAAGTTTTTGTAAGACTAAGACCCTCAGTTTTAGATCCAGCAGGGGAAGCTACCAAATCTGCTTCTATAAAACTTGGAGCCGAGGGAATAAAATCATTACGTATAGGAAAAATGATTGAGGTAAAAATAGAAGGTAATGGTGAAAACGAGGTGAGAGAAAAAATTGATTTATTGTGTGATAGGTTATTCGCAAATACTGTTATTGAAGATTATGAGTATTCACTAAAAAAATTATAA
- a CDS encoding GTP-binding protein translates to MKKKIPVIVVSGFLGSGKTTFLRYLLKESNKKFGLIINEFGDVGIDGDLIKSCDKCDESEDDCVIELNNGCLCCTVQDDFVPSIKALLEFNPPIESIIIETSGLALPMPLIQALNWPEIRSSIYLDVVVGIVNGESMLNGSPINDLNKITKQYNETDKIDHNATIDELFEEQLEVSDIVLVSRSDILNDDQFDVVKNKIQGSLNSSTPVLKSKNGKIDLKYLFDFNFKKETYKKFLTEEHDHNHVELVSDSIKLNYFLEKNDFEKEMSKILDELNILRIKGRIWIPNKSLPLQIQIVGKKINTWFEEAPDNSWRPNDNAGLELVIISFDEKSIKTFNRKIKEKFKILSEPKIAI, encoded by the coding sequence ATGAAAAAAAAAATTCCAGTTATAGTTGTTTCGGGATTTCTTGGTTCAGGTAAAACAACTTTTCTAAGATATCTATTAAAAGAGAGTAATAAAAAATTTGGTTTAATAATTAATGAATTTGGTGATGTTGGAATTGATGGTGATTTGATTAAAAGTTGTGATAAATGTGATGAATCTGAAGACGACTGTGTAATCGAATTAAACAATGGATGTTTATGTTGTACTGTTCAAGATGATTTTGTTCCATCAATAAAAGCTCTCCTAGAATTTAATCCTCCTATCGAATCAATAATTATTGAAACAAGTGGCTTGGCACTACCAATGCCCTTAATTCAAGCACTTAACTGGCCTGAGATTAGGTCTTCCATTTACCTTGATGTTGTTGTTGGTATCGTTAATGGAGAATCAATGCTTAACGGTTCACCAATTAATGATTTAAATAAAATTACAAAACAATATAATGAAACAGATAAAATTGATCACAACGCCACTATAGACGAACTATTTGAGGAGCAACTAGAAGTTTCTGATATCGTTTTAGTCTCTAGATCAGATATCTTAAATGACGATCAGTTTGACGTTGTAAAAAATAAAATTCAAGGAAGTCTGAACTCATCTACACCAGTCCTTAAATCCAAGAATGGCAAAATTGATTTGAAATATCTATTTGATTTTAATTTTAAAAAAGAGACTTATAAAAAATTTTTAACTGAAGAACATGACCATAATCATGTTGAACTTGTATCAGATTCAATTAAATTAAATTATTTCCTTGAAAAAAATGACTTTGAAAAGGAGATGTCAAAAATCTTGGATGAATTAAATATTCTTCGAATAAAAGGGCGTATTTGGATACCAAACAAATCATTGCCTTTACAAATACAAATTGTTGGAAAGAAAATTAATACTTGGTTTGAAGAAGCTCCAGACAATTCTTGGAGACCAAATGATAATGCTGGACTTGAATTAGTAATAATTTCCTTTGATGAAAAATCTATAAAAACTTTCAATAGAAAAATTAAAGAGAAATTTAAGATTTTAAGTGAACCAAAAATAGCAATTTGA
- a CDS encoding pentapeptide repeat-containing protein, with protein sequence MIKSIVFPSLKNALISFLFVGILFFNSVNSAWAKRPPEIRNQQDLNLEPDMHGQDLSGNEYVKFDLNGFNFSESNLEGAVFNNSKLQNSKFNGANLRDALAYATDFTDADLSDVNFTNALLMESNFEGAKIDGADFTDAVLSRTQQKQLCAIANGTNSSTGESTEYSLGC encoded by the coding sequence ATGATTAAATCAATTGTTTTCCCTTCACTAAAGAATGCATTAATTTCTTTTTTGTTCGTTGGGATTTTATTTTTTAATTCTGTAAATTCTGCATGGGCTAAAAGACCTCCTGAAATTAGAAACCAGCAAGACCTTAATTTAGAGCCAGATATGCATGGTCAAGATTTAAGCGGTAACGAATATGTTAAGTTTGATTTGAATGGGTTTAATTTCAGTGAAAGTAATTTAGAAGGCGCGGTGTTCAATAATAGTAAATTGCAAAATTCAAAGTTTAATGGAGCCAATTTAAGAGATGCACTAGCTTATGCAACAGATTTTACTGATGCAGATCTTTCGGATGTTAATTTTACAAATGCTTTATTAATGGAGAGTAATTTTGAAGGAGCAAAAATAGATGGTGCAGATTTTACTGATGCTGTTCTTAGTCGTACACAACAAAAACAATTATGTGCGATTGCTAATGGCACAAATAGTTCTACAGGAGAGAGTACAGAATATAGTTTAGGTTGTTAA
- a CDS encoding uracil phosphoribosyltransferase — MAMSLKVIVPPHPLIKHWLSILREKNTPNILYSTGYEQLGKWLTYEALRNWLPYKKEIVNTDYGDSDGFFINNDYPIKVLAILPEGLSLWFGSKEVIPNATLSLGELPKTIEPNEGVIFYSEQITTKSATLETLIKLKELGVDSNRILLITAICSNKGLNEIAKLFPNQVIYTSCIDEEDENLKSLVPGIGNPLLRLSTIFQDKN, encoded by the coding sequence ATGGCAATGTCACTAAAGGTTATTGTTCCTCCTCATCCGTTAATAAAACATTGGCTTTCAATATTGCGAGAAAAAAATACTCCAAATATTTTGTACTCAACAGGATATGAACAATTAGGAAAATGGCTTACATATGAAGCATTACGTAATTGGCTGCCATATAAAAAAGAGATAGTAAATACTGATTATGGGGACTCAGATGGATTCTTTATTAATAATGATTATCCAATAAAAGTGCTCGCAATTTTGCCAGAAGGTTTATCTCTTTGGTTTGGATCTAAAGAGGTAATTCCTAATGCAACTCTTTCATTAGGAGAACTTCCTAAAACTATTGAACCAAATGAAGGAGTTATTTTTTATTCGGAACAAATAACTACAAAATCGGCAACATTAGAAACTTTAATAAAATTAAAGGAATTAGGAGTTGATTCCAATAGGATTTTGTTAATAACTGCTATTTGCTCAAATAAAGGGTTAAATGAAATTGCGAAATTGTTCCCTAACCAGGTAATTTACACCTCTTGCATAGATGAGGAAGACGAAAACCTAAAATCATTAGTACCTGGAATTGGGAATCCTTTATTGCGTTTGAGTACTATATTTCAAGATAAGAACTAA
- the ilvD gene encoding dihydroxy-acid dehydratase, whose product MNKLRSSAITQGVQRSPNRSMLRAVGFNDEDFNKPIIGVANGYSTITPCNMGLNKLALKAEESIKRSGGMPQMFGTITVSDGISMGTEGMKYSLVSREVIADSIETACNAQSMDGVLAIGGCDKNMPGAMIAIARMNIPSIFIYGGTIKPGKLHGEDLTVVSAFEAVGQLTSGKINEERLIQVEKNCIPGAGSCGGMFTANTMSAVIEVLGLSLPHSSTMAAEDLEKELSADKSAEILVSAIEKDIRPLDLMTKKAFENAISVIMAIGGSTNAVLHILAIANTAGIDININDFERIRQKVPVICDLKPSGKYVTVDLHKAGGIPQVMKILLNAGLIHGDCKNIEGKTISEYLQNIPDKPPTNQNVIRDIDDPLYKKGHLAILKGNLASEGSVAKISGVKNPVLTGPAKIFESEEDCLKSILNNDIKAGDVVVIRNEGPVGGPGMREMLAPTSAIVGQGLGEKVALITDGRFSGGTYGLVVGHIAPEAAVGGNIALIKQGDLITVDAVKQLIEVDLSDEELEKRKKDWVKPIQKYKRGILSKYSRIVSTSSLGAVTDL is encoded by the coding sequence ATGAATAAACTCAGATCATCTGCAATAACCCAAGGTGTGCAAAGATCCCCTAACAGATCGATGTTAAGAGCTGTTGGATTTAATGATGAAGATTTTAATAAACCTATTATTGGAGTTGCAAATGGATACAGCACCATAACACCATGCAATATGGGTTTAAATAAGTTAGCTCTAAAGGCTGAAGAATCAATTAAAAGATCAGGTGGGATGCCTCAGATGTTTGGGACTATAACAGTAAGTGATGGCATTTCTATGGGAACAGAGGGCATGAAATATTCTCTAGTTTCAAGAGAAGTTATTGCTGATTCAATTGAGACAGCATGCAATGCGCAGAGTATGGATGGAGTACTTGCTATAGGTGGATGTGACAAAAACATGCCGGGTGCAATGATTGCAATTGCAAGAATGAATATTCCCTCAATTTTTATTTATGGAGGGACAATAAAGCCTGGGAAATTGCATGGAGAAGATCTTACTGTTGTTAGTGCATTTGAAGCTGTTGGACAATTAACATCAGGCAAAATTAATGAAGAAAGGCTAATCCAAGTTGAGAAAAATTGTATTCCTGGTGCTGGTAGCTGTGGAGGGATGTTTACAGCTAATACAATGTCTGCGGTTATTGAAGTATTAGGTTTAAGTCTTCCCCACAGTTCCACTATGGCTGCTGAAGATCTTGAAAAAGAACTAAGTGCAGATAAAAGTGCTGAGATATTAGTCTCTGCAATAGAAAAAGATATAAGACCTCTAGACCTAATGACTAAGAAAGCATTTGAAAATGCAATATCAGTTATTATGGCAATTGGCGGATCAACAAATGCGGTATTGCACATCTTAGCTATTGCGAATACTGCAGGAATAGATATCAATATTAATGATTTTGAGAGAATCAGACAAAAAGTACCCGTTATTTGTGACCTTAAACCGAGTGGTAAATATGTGACCGTGGATCTTCATAAGGCAGGCGGAATTCCACAAGTAATGAAAATACTTTTGAATGCAGGATTAATTCATGGCGATTGCAAAAACATTGAAGGCAAAACTATCTCAGAATACTTACAGAATATTCCAGATAAGCCTCCAACAAATCAAAATGTCATAAGAGATATAGATGACCCTCTTTATAAAAAAGGACATTTAGCGATATTAAAAGGTAACTTAGCGAGTGAAGGTTCTGTAGCCAAAATTAGCGGAGTAAAAAACCCCGTGTTAACAGGTCCAGCAAAGATTTTTGAAAGTGAAGAGGATTGTTTAAAATCGATATTAAATAACGATATAAAAGCTGGTGATGTTGTTGTTATTAGAAACGAAGGCCCTGTAGGAGGCCCAGGCATGAGAGAAATGTTAGCTCCAACATCTGCAATTGTTGGTCAAGGGCTAGGAGAGAAGGTAGCTTTAATTACCGATGGCAGATTTAGCGGTGGTACCTATGGTCTTGTTGTGGGTCACATAGCTCCAGAGGCAGCTGTTGGAGGAAATATTGCTCTAATAAAACAAGGTGATTTAATTACAGTAGATGCTGTAAAACAATTAATTGAAGTTGATTTATCAGACGAAGAATTAGAAAAAAGAAAAAAAGATTGGGTAAAACCTATACAAAAATACAAAAGAGGAATTCTTTCAAAATATTCGAGAATCGTAAGCACATCAAGTTTAGGGGCTGTTACTGATTTATAA
- a CDS encoding coat-like protein, which yields MLFENPPKNIESLIAKSADLTNKPFVHSVVKINGEYEFEEEDIDLTVNILCRDKEGKRIEIYDLELELFKSNKELVLVISKLNFPDEPILWCGVKTLWMDSNNGKKCNSPKYSARLENLANRIKSFID from the coding sequence GTGTTATTTGAAAATCCACCTAAAAATATAGAGAGCTTAATCGCTAAGTCAGCAGATTTAACAAATAAACCTTTTGTTCATTCTGTCGTAAAAATAAATGGTGAATACGAATTCGAAGAAGAAGATATTGATTTAACAGTTAATATCTTATGTCGAGATAAAGAAGGTAAAAGAATAGAAATTTATGATCTTGAATTAGAACTTTTTAAATCAAATAAAGAGTTAGTTTTAGTAATCTCTAAGCTTAATTTCCCTGATGAACCAATATTATGGTGTGGAGTTAAAACATTATGGATGGATAGCAATAATGGGAAAAAATGCAACTCACCAAAATACAGCGCTAGATTGGAAAATTTAGCAAATAGGATAAAAAGTTTTATTGATTAA
- a CDS encoding CIA30 family protein yields the protein MSKKKFLFQKRDFDGWKTLNDTVMGGSSSAFCELSNSGLILKGNIVEKAGGFVSCRSSIYKPSLNLSEYSSFELNIDGQGRTFKFAVACEDALLGLTEFIPGGLRWIKSFPTKKFGTTNVQIPFSELKPSVRANKVRFPFKFKPSKIKRLQLLHSKFGDDGLLNNEFKQGSIKVLIKSISVI from the coding sequence ATGAGTAAGAAAAAATTTTTATTCCAGAAAAGGGATTTCGATGGTTGGAAAACATTAAATGATACCGTTATGGGCGGATCAAGTTCAGCTTTTTGTGAACTTTCAAATTCTGGTTTGATATTAAAGGGTAATATTGTCGAGAAAGCAGGAGGATTTGTTAGTTGTAGATCGTCTATATATAAACCTTCTTTAAATTTATCTGAGTATTCATCCTTTGAATTAAATATTGATGGACAAGGAAGAACTTTTAAATTCGCTGTCGCTTGTGAAGATGCTTTACTAGGACTAACGGAATTTATTCCAGGCGGTCTCAGGTGGATTAAATCATTCCCAACAAAAAAATTTGGAACAACAAATGTTCAAATTCCTTTTAGTGAGCTAAAACCTTCAGTGAGAGCTAATAAAGTACGTTTCCCATTTAAATTCAAGCCATCTAAAATCAAAAGATTACAACTACTACACTCTAAGTTTGGTGATGATGGATTACTTAATAATGAGTTTAAACAGGGTTCAATAAAAGTTTTAATTAAATCAATAAGTGTTATTTGA
- the pgl gene encoding 6-phosphogluconolactonase, producing the protein MGEMIEKVTNGYTIKIYKDKLELSTAVFKFIESLIIHTLKKKGRFKFCVSGGSTPKSVYHLLSNSDLRWDMVDVFLGDERCVDPNSELSNSLMLKNSLLTNFGSKAFFYEIFNDLNADDEATKNQFIAKLFEKCGSNPPSFDLTLLGLGDDGHTASLFPYQKNNNVDDLVIFNEGKGLKRISLTPKVLSASSKIVFLVSGANKRIALERLLDEKEPLDRTPSKLIKSINQISIFCDQESAKELEI; encoded by the coding sequence ATGGGTGAAATGATTGAAAAGGTCACAAATGGATACACCATAAAGATATATAAAGACAAGTTAGAACTATCAACAGCGGTTTTTAAGTTTATTGAAAGTCTCATTATTCATACTTTAAAAAAGAAAGGCAGGTTTAAATTTTGTGTGAGTGGAGGTTCAACGCCTAAATCTGTGTATCACCTCTTATCTAATAGTGATCTTAGATGGGATATGGTTGATGTCTTTTTAGGAGATGAAAGATGTGTCGATCCAAATTCAGAATTAAGTAACTCGTTAATGTTGAAAAATTCATTGTTAACTAATTTTGGATCTAAAGCTTTTTTTTATGAAATTTTCAATGATTTAAATGCTGATGATGAAGCTACAAAAAATCAATTTATTGCAAAATTATTTGAAAAATGCGGATCAAACCCTCCCTCCTTTGATTTAACTTTATTAGGTCTTGGAGACGATGGTCATACAGCTTCACTATTCCCTTATCAAAAAAATAATAATGTAGATGATCTTGTGATTTTTAATGAAGGTAAAGGATTAAAAAGAATTTCATTAACGCCAAAGGTACTTTCAGCTTCATCAAAGATAGTATTTTTGGTTAGTGGAGCCAATAAAAGAATTGCTCTTGAGAGGTTATTAGATGAAAAGGAGCCTCTGGATAGAACGCCATCAAAATTAATAAAATCTATTAATCAAATTTCAATATTTTGTGATCAAGAATCAGCAAAAGAATTAGAAATTTAG
- the gndA gene encoding NADP-dependent phosphogluconate dehydrogenase translates to MSKAHFGLIGLGVMGENLVLNAERNGFSSVVFNRTYSKTEEFLQGRGLGKNIEGAETLQEFVNKLERPRRILMMVKAGPATDAVIDNISGYLEEGDLLIDGGNSQFKDTERRVNTLESKSFGYIGMGVSGGAKGALEGPSMMPGGTKASYDAIESLLTKMAAKVEDGPCVAYVGPGGSGHFVKTVHNGIEYGIEQILAEAYDLMKRVKGMNGKQMSEVFGIWNNTDELSSYLVEITEICLNTKDEITGDDIVEKILDKAGQKGTGLWTVVSALELGVSVPTIYASLNARVMSSLKEQRSEIEKTIPSKQIEDFDLGNISDGMKPLFDAIVLATIASYAQGMDILREASAVYNYGLNMPSIAQIWKGGCIIRSKLLSKIQDAYNKDPNLKNLIFDDWFNNEIGTRLDNLAKVVSLSTKAGIPVPCLSSTLDYLNSYRTNRLPQNLVQAMRDCFGSHTYERIDKEGSFHTEWVK, encoded by the coding sequence ATGTCCAAGGCACATTTTGGTTTAATAGGTCTTGGTGTTATGGGCGAAAATTTAGTTCTTAACGCAGAGAGAAATGGATTTTCTAGTGTAGTTTTTAATAGAACTTACTCAAAAACTGAAGAATTTTTACAAGGTCGTGGCCTTGGAAAGAATATAGAGGGAGCTGAAACTCTTCAAGAATTTGTTAATAAGCTAGAGAGGCCTAGAAGAATTCTAATGATGGTAAAAGCTGGACCCGCAACAGATGCTGTTATTGATAATATTTCTGGATATCTCGAGGAAGGAGATCTATTAATAGATGGCGGGAACTCTCAATTTAAAGATACAGAAAGAAGAGTTAATACTCTTGAAAGTAAAAGTTTTGGATACATTGGAATGGGAGTCTCTGGAGGTGCCAAAGGAGCTTTAGAAGGCCCAAGCATGATGCCTGGCGGGACTAAGGCTTCATATGATGCAATAGAAAGCTTATTAACAAAAATGGCTGCCAAAGTTGAAGACGGACCATGTGTTGCATATGTTGGACCAGGAGGCTCAGGTCATTTTGTAAAAACTGTTCATAACGGAATCGAATATGGTATTGAACAAATACTCGCAGAAGCTTATGACCTTATGAAAAGAGTCAAAGGCATGAATGGAAAGCAGATGTCAGAGGTATTTGGTATTTGGAATAATACTGATGAATTATCTTCTTATCTTGTAGAGATAACAGAGATTTGTCTAAATACAAAAGATGAGATAACTGGAGATGATATCGTGGAAAAAATATTAGATAAAGCTGGACAGAAAGGTACTGGGTTATGGACTGTTGTAAGTGCTTTAGAACTTGGGGTATCAGTCCCAACTATTTATGCATCGTTAAATGCAAGAGTAATGAGTTCTCTAAAAGAGCAACGTAGTGAGATTGAAAAAACTATTCCATCTAAACAGATAGAGGATTTTGATTTAGGAAATATATCAGATGGAATGAAACCTTTGTTTGATGCTATAGTTCTTGCCACAATTGCTAGCTATGCCCAAGGTATGGATATTTTAAGAGAAGCATCTGCAGTTTATAACTATGGTTTGAATATGCCGTCAATTGCTCAAATATGGAAAGGTGGTTGCATAATTAGATCAAAATTATTAAGTAAAATTCAAGATGCTTATAACAAAGACCCTAATCTAAAAAATTTAATTTTTGATGATTGGTTCAATAATGAAATTGGTACTAGATTAGATAACTTAGCTAAAGTAGTTTCTCTATCCACAAAAGCTGGTATACCAGTACCATGTCTATCTAGTACTTTAGATTATTTGAATAGTTACAGAACCAATAGACTTCCTCAGAATCTTGTTCAAGCAATGAGAGACTGTTTTGGCTCTCATACATATGAAAGAATTGATAAGGAAGGTAGTTTTCATACTGAATGGGTGAAATGA
- a CDS encoding glucose-1-phosphate adenylyltransferase — protein MKRVLAIILGGGKGSRLYPLTKMRAKPAVPLAGKYRLIDIPISNCINSGIEKMYVLTQFNSASLNRHIGRTYNLNGPFGQGFVEVLAAQQTPDSPKWFEGTADAVRKYQWLFQEWDVDEYLILSGDQLYRMDYSLFVQHHRDNGADLTVAALPVDEAQAEGFGLMRTDDVGNIKEFSEKPTGEKLKAMAVDTSKFGLSKDSAAKKPYLASMGIYVFSRNTLFDLLNKFPSYTDFGKDIIPEALNRGDTLKSYVFDDYWEDIGTIGAFFESNLALTEQPKPPFSFYDEKFPIYTRPRFLPPSKLVDAQITDSIVCEGTILKSCSILHCVLGVRSRIESDSVLEDTLVMGADFFESPEERIELRKGGGTPLGVGEGTTVKRAILDKNTRIGDNVVIINKDRVEEADKPELGFYIRNGIVVVVKNATIANGTVI, from the coding sequence ATGAAGCGTGTGTTGGCTATAATCCTCGGAGGAGGAAAAGGTTCTAGACTTTACCCTCTAACAAAAATGAGGGCTAAACCTGCTGTGCCATTGGCAGGTAAGTATCGTTTAATAGATATTCCAATTAGTAATTGTATAAATTCAGGCATCGAAAAAATGTACGTATTGACCCAGTTCAATAGTGCATCTTTAAATAGACATATTGGAAGAACTTATAATTTAAATGGCCCTTTTGGTCAAGGATTTGTGGAGGTTTTAGCCGCGCAACAGACTCCTGATAGCCCGAAATGGTTTGAAGGTACCGCTGATGCCGTAAGAAAATACCAATGGTTATTTCAAGAGTGGGATGTTGATGAATATTTAATATTGTCAGGTGATCAACTATACAGAATGGACTACAGTTTATTTGTTCAACATCATAGAGATAATGGTGCTGATTTAACTGTTGCAGCTTTGCCTGTTGACGAAGCTCAAGCAGAAGGTTTTGGCCTCATGAGAACGGATGATGTAGGAAATATCAAAGAATTTAGTGAAAAACCCACTGGAGAGAAGTTGAAGGCAATGGCAGTAGATACTTCAAAATTTGGTCTGAGTAAGGATTCAGCTGCCAAAAAACCTTATCTAGCCTCAATGGGTATTTACGTTTTTAGCAGAAATACTCTTTTTGATCTTCTAAATAAATTTCCTAGTTATACGGATTTTGGTAAAGATATAATTCCTGAAGCCCTAAATAGGGGCGATACTCTTAAAAGTTATGTATTCGATGATTATTGGGAAGATATCGGTACCATTGGAGCATTCTTTGAGTCAAACCTTGCATTGACTGAGCAACCAAAACCTCCATTTAGTTTTTATGATGAAAAGTTTCCAATTTATACAAGACCTAGATTTCTTCCACCTTCCAAGCTTGTAGATGCTCAAATTACTGATTCAATAGTTTGTGAAGGTACAATCTTGAAGTCATGTAGTATTTTACACTGTGTTTTAGGTGTAAGAAGCAGGATTGAAAGTGATTCGGTTCTTGAGGATACTCTTGTTATGGGTGCCGATTTCTTTGAATCACCTGAAGAGAGGATTGAATTAAGAAAAGGAGGAGGAACGCCTCTTGGAGTAGGTGAAGGAACTACTGTAAAAAGAGCAATTCTTGATAAGAATACAAGAATTGGTGATAATGTAGTGATTATTAATAAAGATCGAGTAGAAGAAGCCGATAAGCCAGAATTAGGCTTCTATATTAGAAATGGAATCGTAGTAGTAGTTAAAAATGCAACTATTGCAAACGGAACTGTTATTTAA
- a CDS encoding glutamyl-tRNA reductase, with product MHIVVVGLSHRTAPVEVREKLSIPDQSITESLEALRSFSDVLEVSILSTCNRLEIYALVKDKNTGISSIKEFIADYSGIVFEDLNPHLFCFRQEDAVLHLMKVSAGLDSLVLGEGQILSQVKKMMRLGQENQSTGPILNRLLTQSVSTGKKVRSETNLGTGAVSISSAAVELAQLKIGQEKGLDTLVSLESEKVLVVGAGRMSRLLITHLKSKGCHKLILVNRNIDRALNLAVDFPDLEIVCKGLNELDENISISSLVFTSTASEEPIIDLAKIEKLNLNNKLKFIDIGVPRNISNDVKQHEFIKSFDVDDLQEVVSRNQEFRQKIAKEAESLVEEERIIFLEWWASLEAVPVINKLRSDLELIRKEELQKALSRMGPDFSARERKVVEALTKGIINKILHTPVTKLRSPQSREERQVSLKIIEKLFSLVEEDKNN from the coding sequence ATGCATATTGTTGTCGTCGGACTAAGTCATCGCACGGCACCTGTCGAAGTGCGTGAGAAGTTAAGTATTCCTGACCAATCTATAACAGAATCATTGGAAGCATTAAGATCTTTCTCTGATGTGTTAGAGGTGTCAATTTTAAGTACTTGCAATAGGCTAGAAATTTATGCGCTGGTAAAGGATAAAAATACTGGTATTTCATCAATAAAAGAATTTATAGCAGATTATTCCGGAATTGTTTTTGAAGATTTAAATCCTCATCTTTTTTGTTTTAGACAAGAAGATGCAGTTTTACATTTAATGAAAGTTTCTGCAGGACTCGATAGCCTCGTTTTAGGTGAAGGGCAAATCCTCTCTCAAGTGAAAAAAATGATGAGATTAGGTCAAGAGAATCAATCTACTGGACCTATTCTTAATAGACTTTTAACCCAATCTGTTAGTACAGGTAAAAAAGTTAGATCTGAAACAAATTTAGGTACTGGAGCAGTTTCAATCAGTTCAGCAGCGGTAGAACTCGCTCAATTGAAAATTGGGCAAGAAAAGGGGCTTGATACTCTTGTGAGCTTGGAATCAGAGAAGGTTCTTGTAGTTGGGGCAGGACGAATGAGTAGGCTTTTAATAACTCATTTAAAATCAAAAGGATGTCATAAACTTATTCTTGTAAATAGAAATATTGATAGAGCATTGAATCTTGCAGTAGACTTCCCCGACTTAGAAATCGTTTGTAAAGGGTTAAACGAATTAGATGAAAACATTTCAATATCTTCTCTTGTTTTTACTAGTACAGCGTCTGAAGAGCCAATAATTGATCTTGCTAAAATTGAAAAATTAAATTTGAATAATAAACTTAAATTCATTGATATTGGTGTACCGAGAAATATATCTAATGATGTAAAACAACATGAATTTATAAAATCATTTGATGTGGATGATTTACAAGAGGTCGTATCAAGAAATCAAGAATTTAGACAGAAAATAGCGAAGGAAGCAGAATCTTTAGTAGAAGAAGAAAGGATCATTTTTCTTGAATGGTGGGCAAGTTTAGAGGCGGTTCCAGTAATTAATAAACTCAGATCAGATTTGGAGTTAATTAGAAAAGAGGAATTGCAAAAAGCACTAAGCAGGATGGGTCCAGATTTTTCTGCTAGAGAAAGAAAAGTTGTAGAAGCTCTGACTAAAGGAATTATTAATAAAATACTCCATACTCCTGTTACCAAGTTGAGAAGTCCTCAATCAAGAGAAGAAAGACAAGTTTCTTTGAAAATCATTGAAAAACTATTTTCTTTGGTAGAGGAGGATAAAAATAACTAA